A genomic window from Leptolyngbya sp. BL0902 includes:
- a CDS encoding glycosyltransferase family 39 protein: MVSLSLLLRFFYLDFRPIWLDESYTALFSLGQGFDAVPRNILLPVSAIHDIFTLRPSSCPEIAHRVATQDIHPPLFFCGLHYWLKGIAQFDVSLAWGLRSFSAILGVVSVIVLYALNRGAFSPMAGLMAAALMAVSPFHVDLSQEARHYTAPMLCVALALLGLVQIINNLGHQRIQLWIWIFWLLVNIIGLYTHYFFLIAVVAQIGTLLLWMLRHRSHLTFRHWTMAGLAIIALLSSYLPWLPIILDHMGRPETNWIALSRTSWVNYIPPIYQKLAGWIIMVVSFPVEQQPAWIAIPMGVLMVVFFGWLMKEAYGGLRQLRHDSRARTSAHILICFIGLVLLQFWVIIYVLGKDLSLAPRYNFVYYPAVCALLGATLVNHRSQEKWSINSSKLSRINIRFKSALPLLAGGISCIFVIFNLALTTPYNPENLADEIVPSSPPQLFLMPYQGDTEIALGLSLMWEISQRSNLQTTPLYWSFLPFSTPDPRPTASLDAVPLVPLPTATSVDLWLLGFRWLPKDFPDQIQGFNADQDTILCQAKPDTWSSATLPHQQYGCEPVS, encoded by the coding sequence ATGGTTAGTCTTTCCCTGCTGCTGCGATTTTTTTATCTTGACTTTCGACCGATTTGGCTAGATGAATCCTACACAGCTCTCTTCAGTCTGGGCCAGGGATTTGATGCAGTTCCTCGTAATATTCTTCTGCCTGTCTCAGCCATTCATGATATTTTCACTCTTCGTCCTTCTAGCTGCCCTGAAATTGCTCATCGAGTCGCCACTCAGGATATTCATCCTCCACTCTTCTTTTGTGGACTACACTACTGGCTCAAGGGAATTGCCCAGTTTGATGTTTCCCTAGCCTGGGGTTTGCGATCATTTTCGGCAATCCTGGGGGTGGTTTCAGTCATCGTTCTGTACGCGCTCAATCGTGGCGCTTTTTCTCCTATGGCAGGATTAATGGCCGCTGCATTGATGGCAGTGTCTCCTTTTCATGTTGACCTATCCCAGGAGGCCCGCCACTATACAGCTCCAATGTTGTGCGTTGCCTTAGCCTTGCTAGGGCTAGTTCAAATCATCAACAACCTAGGCCATCAACGAATCCAGCTCTGGATTTGGATATTCTGGCTGCTAGTGAATATTATCGGACTGTATACTCACTACTTCTTTTTAATTGCTGTAGTAGCTCAGATAGGAACGCTATTGCTATGGATGCTGAGGCACCGATCTCATCTAACATTTCGCCATTGGACTATGGCAGGGTTAGCCATAATAGCCCTTTTATCGAGCTACCTTCCCTGGTTGCCTATCATTTTAGATCACATGGGGAGGCCAGAAACCAACTGGATAGCGCTCTCTAGAACAAGCTGGGTGAACTATATTCCACCCATTTATCAAAAGTTAGCTGGCTGGATCATTATGGTCGTCAGCTTTCCCGTTGAGCAGCAACCCGCATGGATCGCCATCCCTATGGGTGTGTTGATGGTGGTATTTTTCGGGTGGCTGATGAAAGAAGCCTACGGCGGCTTGCGTCAGCTAAGGCACGATTCGAGGGCGAGAACTTCCGCTCATATCTTAATCTGCTTCATTGGTTTGGTCTTGCTTCAGTTTTGGGTTATCATTTATGTCCTTGGCAAGGATCTATCCCTAGCACCTCGCTATAACTTTGTTTACTATCCTGCTGTTTGCGCTTTGCTAGGAGCTACCTTAGTTAATCACCGATCTCAAGAGAAATGGTCGATTAATTCATCAAAATTGTCTCGTATTAACATTAGATTCAAATCAGCCCTGCCTCTCTTAGCTGGAGGAATAAGCTGCATCTTTGTCATATTCAATCTAGCCCTCACCACGCCCTATAATCCTGAAAATTTGGCTGATGAAATAGTACCATCCTCACCCCCGCAACTCTTTCTAATGCCCTATCAAGGGGATACTGAAATTGCCCTGGGCCTCAGCTTAATGTGGGAAATCAGCCAACGAAGTAACCTACAGACTACACCCCTCTACTGGTCTTTCCTGCCTTTCTCCACGCCCGACCCCCGCCCTACCGCATCCCTTGATGCTGTGCCCTTGGTGCCCCTGCCCACGGCGACATCTGTAGACCTGTGGCTTCTAGGATTTCGCTGGCTTCCCAAGGATTTTCCAGATCAGATTCAGGGTTTCAATGCCGATCAAGACACCATCCTTTGCCAAGCTAAGCCGGATACTTGGTCTTCGGCGACGCTGCCCCACCAGCAGTATGGGTGTGAACCTGTCTCCTAG